GGGAGTgattcaccccccccctcctgcagCCCCCATGCCGGGCATTAGCTCCACTGCTCCTCGTTATGAAAACTGGGACATGGACCACCTCGACCACTACCAACATTATTTCTACGACGACCACGACCCGGACGAGGATTTCTTCAAGTCCACTGCGCCCAGTGAGGACATATGGAAGAAATTTGAGCTGGTACCGACCCCGCCCATGTCCCCCATCCGGGCGGTGGAAGGGTCGGGCAGGGTCGGGCTGCTGTGCCCATCTCTTGGGGATAAGCTGGAATGGGTCTCTCAGTTTTTAGGGCAGGACGATgaacagcagcaccagcacGACCTGCCCTGCAAGCTGACCACGGCCAATGACTCCTTCGGTAACCTGAGCTCCATTATCATTCAGGACTGCATGTGGAGCGGCTTCTCGGCTGgacagcagctggagagagTTGTTGGAGAGCGCTGCGCTTCCTGTCCTGGGACGGGGGCGGCTGCCAAAGTCGCAGCCGGGACTACAGTTACATCCCCGGGGAGGGTGCAGGGAGCACACGGTGGTGACACACATGCCCTGAACGGGTTGGCGACGGACTGTGTGGATCCAGCGGCGGTCCTGACTTTCCCGTTGACCAGTGGATTCAAGAAACAAGCTGTGTCCTCTGGAtcagagtcacacacagactcatcagGTCAGTCACAGATGGAATATGCATCGCAGAAAGATATGACTGTATGCGCTAGTTTGACTGTATTAGAGAGAGGCAGGTGGATCACTGTGATATTTAGCAGGGAGTTTTGTCCTAAAATCATGGTGAAGGTAGTTTTATTGCAATATTTCTATTATATTGCCATATTTTCATCCTTTGTGATTCATTAATATGCATAAATGATGAGAGTGTATTTAAACTGAAATGTCATTTGCTTTGGTTATGTGGCAGTAATGGTTGGCATGGCACATGACTGCATTGCGTTACCTTGGTGCATGGAACACATGCTTCAAGCCCAGAGAGCGACACGCCCATTAAAACATCTGCTGCTTGGCAGGTCTCCAGCAGACCAGCTGCTacctctccctgctcctccagtCAGACTTATGATAACAATATCCTCCCCACGCTATCCGGCTAGGATCTGACATGAATTCAATAAAGAGTGCTCCTCATTGGAACTTTATGTAACAGGGACAGAAAGTGGAGGGAACTCTTCCCCCCTCTCATTTAAGTCATTATGTCTAGCCTACATTTTCCCTGACTCAAGACCTACTTTTTCCATTTTCCACTCCTTAGAAGCCATATGATTGAGTGCGGTATGTAGGCTGCCATGTGATGCCCGGACCATGCATAATGGTGTGTGGAATGTCACAAAGGGAACTTGTTGCTGCATTCCTCTGCTCAACAGGCTGCGGCGCCAATTGTGTCAGTGGGTGGATTTGGTCCGAGCCAGCCTGGGCTGTGAATAGAGCAGGATTAGCCATTTAGGAGGGCGGCTAGGGCCTGCATAACTCTTTGACACACAAGTTTTAAGGGAGAATTTCCACACCTTTTCAGAAGGGATAATACACGCTCGAAGAAAAGGAGCAatcacaggaaatagatgtacgCTTAGGCTTCAATAAAGATCCATTATAGTGTTACTTTAGAAGAATTCACTCCATGTGCCGTGTAATATGAGACATCATCTTTTGTCATAGGAATGCCTGCACCCCTGGTACACAAAGCTCTTTATACTGTGATATTCATATAGATATCACTGCATTCGGCAGAAGTGCAATCACTCTAAAAGTGTGCTCCAATTTACAAGAGCATTTGAAAATCTCCCAAGAGTCTCGTCATTTTGTGAGAATCAAGTAAAGAAGTCCTTTATTCACATTTAATACCCGTTTCCCACTGGTGTAAACAGAGCAGCAAATGGTTTTGGACATGTGCAGCTTTGAATAACAAGTTGGAAGTGTTTCTTAGTTAACCTGCTTCTGCCTCGCTCTATACACATGAATGGAGAGGAGGGAATTTCCCACTGAGGGAGCTGACCTAACACAGTGATGATTCAGAGCattagtgagtgtgtgagatCACACCGTTTCAGAAGGTTGAAGTTCAATTTTACATAAGCATTTAATTGGCTTAAGGAAGCAGAGGGTGTCCAGTCAGGTTGTTCATTCACATCTgatgtaagttttttttttagctcttatttatttttcaaacatgtatttttctcttttagatgatgaagatgacaaagatgatgatgaagaggagattgATGTAGTGACAGTGGAGCACAAGCAGCAGCGCAAACCTCGTCGGCTGGTCAACGCCCGCAAACCGGTGACCATAACGGTGCGAGCAGACCCCCTCGACCCCGGCATGAAGCGTTTCCACATTTCCATCcaccaacagcagcacaacTATGCTGCCCCCTCCCCGGACACTCTGCCAGCACCAGCCGAGCCGCCTCGGAAGAGAGTGCGGCAGGAGGCCTACACTCAGGTGGCGCAGCCTCAGCAAAACTCTCATTACCATCAGCCCCGGCCCGGCCACGTCCCCCTGAACTTAGACAGCAGAAAGTCCCATGTGACTGCTGTAGGGGTCAGGTCGGAGTCACCTAACATCAGCGCCTCCTCTCCTACCTCCTCCACATCGCCTTCATCTCCcccctgctcttcttcttcttcctcctcccacctGAGCTCACCCTCAAAACCCCACTCTCTCTCGCACCCGCTCTCCAGCCCCCAGTCGTCAGACTGCGAGGACACAGACAAACGCAAGGCGCACAACTTCCTTGAACGCAAGCGACGAAACGACCTGCGCTCGCGTTTCATGTCGTTGCGGGATGAGATTCCCGGCTTAGCGGACTGCCCCAAGACACCCAAGGTGGCGATCCTGACTCGAGCCACAGagtacctgcagcagctgcatgcCAGCGAGAGGCAGAGGGCTCAGGAGAGAAAGCAGCTGAAGgccaggcagctgcagctgctgcagaggctgGCACAGCTCAAGCGATCCTAAACAGCTGTCACCTTAACACTCACAGTACTGAATGGGACTACAATGAAGGAGAAAAGACACTAATGTTCACTTTGAGTTGGTCACATTGGAATAGTGCGggtggattgttttttttttttcagttttctacTTTTGTGGTTTGCACATTAGCTTCTGAGGTTGAGATTGACAAGGCCACAAGTCGTCAGGACAACAAACTAGGGACTGATCTTGTGGGGCGTCTTAGGGGCAGATTAATATGTCCATGGTCACTCAATATTTGCCTGTCAAACTGTTATATTTCCCCaggtgtaaaatatttaaacTGTTGCTTGCCACAGGAAGGcctgctgtggacacagaagtGTTTGTTTGATAAACTGCGCTGTTAACTGCTGCTCTGTTCCGACATCTCCTTGATTGTGATGGGGCTTGTTGTGCTTGCACAGCCGTGATGTCTCCCCTGAAGTTTCTTCTTGTCTCCCCTCTATACATTTTCTGGTCCGCTGCTCCTGAGTACTTGGCATACAACTTTTTCCTGCTCCATTTCCTCGCTTTTCCTCTCATTTTGCCTCCCCTCTATTGGTTCTTTGCATCTTTTCCTCATCAGCAGGTTTCATGCAAGCCTGAGACATGGAACAATAGCATTACAACATATTCTGCATGTCTGGAATAGATGTGATCCTAATGTCTGTGCCTGCAGGTTCCATCTGTAACTTCAGTATTTCCTTATGCACCAGaaaattttttaaaaagcattatttggagaaaaaaaaaatctactgaGATTCATCCCGATTTCACACAAAACAATCTGCAAAAACACTAAATATTTACGAGTTTGACTCCATCTTTATTATTGTTGTGCCATGGAGAGCAGCTAGAAGATGAATGTTGGCTTCAAAGTTTTGGCTTAAGTTAAATCTGTCAAATATGGTCATCTTTTGCTTGAAGATGAAGCCCACTGGGTTCCAACTGTATATttctttcatcttgctgtctgATATTTGTAATAATTATTTTGCATTTGATGTAATGCCTTTAGAAGCCTTTCAATGTATGTAGGCTATCCAATTGGATGTTATGTAAATAGTACCCTTACTGTACAGTCCCTTCCAAACCAAAACCAGA
This region of Parambassis ranga chromosome 2, fParRan2.1, whole genome shotgun sequence genomic DNA includes:
- the myclb gene encoding protein L-Myc-1b, which produces MPGISSTAPRYENWDMDHLDHYQHYFYDDHDPDEDFFKSTAPSEDIWKKFELVPTPPMSPIRAVEGSGRVGLLCPSLGDKLEWVSQFLGQDDEQQHQHDLPCKLTTANDSFGNLSSIIIQDCMWSGFSAGQQLERVVGERCASCPGTGAAAKVAAGTTVTSPGRVQGAHGGDTHALNGLATDCVDPAAVLTFPLTSGFKKQAVSSGSESHTDSSDDEDDKDDDEEEIDVVTVEHKQQRKPRRLVNARKPVTITVRADPLDPGMKRFHISIHQQQHNYAAPSPDTLPAPAEPPRKRVRQEAYTQVAQPQQNSHYHQPRPGHVPLNLDSRKSHVTAVGVRSESPNISASSPTSSTSPSSPPCSSSSSSSHLSSPSKPHSLSHPLSSPQSSDCEDTDKRKAHNFLERKRRNDLRSRFMSLRDEIPGLADCPKTPKVAILTRATEYLQQLHASERQRAQERKQLKARQLQLLQRLAQLKRS